The proteins below are encoded in one region of Armatimonadota bacterium:
- the nagB gene encoding glucosamine-6-phosphate deaminase, translating into MKVIIVPTKEEMGRRAAALIAEQMRARPHFVLGLATGSSPIPLYQELIRLNQAGESDFSGVITFNLDEYVGLPPTHEQSYRRFMNENLFDHVNISPAFTHVPDGLAPDLEAHCAAYEQMMDDIGGVKCQVLGIGSNGHIGFNEPGSSLASRTRVVNLTQTTIKDNARFFERLEDVPKQAISMGIGTILEAERIIMLTYGDNKADAVAKSLEGPVTAAVPASALQLHDNVTWITVADAAAKLQLEWTK; encoded by the coding sequence ATGAAAGTCATCATCGTTCCCACCAAGGAGGAGATGGGCCGGCGGGCGGCCGCGCTCATCGCCGAGCAGATGCGCGCGCGGCCGCACTTCGTGCTCGGCCTGGCCACCGGCAGCAGCCCGATTCCCCTGTACCAGGAACTCATCCGCCTCAACCAGGCGGGAGAGAGCGACTTCTCCGGCGTCATCACCTTCAACCTCGACGAGTATGTCGGCCTGCCGCCGACCCACGAGCAGAGCTACCGCCGCTTCATGAATGAGAACCTGTTCGACCACGTCAACATCAGCCCGGCCTTCACCCACGTGCCCGACGGCCTGGCGCCCGACCTCGAGGCCCACTGCGCCGCCTACGAGCAGATGATGGACGATATCGGCGGCGTCAAGTGCCAGGTGCTGGGCATCGGCAGCAACGGCCACATCGGCTTCAACGAGCCGGGCTCGTCGCTCGCCTCGCGCACCCGCGTGGTCAACCTCACCCAGACCACGATCAAGGACAACGCGCGCTTCTTCGAGCGCCTCGAGGATGTGCCCAAGCAGGCCATCTCCATGGGCATCGGCACCATCCTCGAGGCCGAGCGCATCATCATGCTCACCTACGGCGACAACAAGGCCGACGCCGTCGCCAAGTCGCTCGAGGGCCCCGTCACCGCCGCGGTGCCGGCCAGCGCCCTCCAGCTGCACGACAACGTCACCTGGATCACCGTCGCCGACGCCGCCGCCAAGCTGCAACTGGAGTGGACGAAGTAA